One region of Drosophila subobscura isolate 14011-0131.10 chromosome J, UCBerk_Dsub_1.0, whole genome shotgun sequence genomic DNA includes:
- the LOC117894583 gene encoding brachyurin, whose product MENHQSITALFLLPLLLLLIIMGEGLSQTQDWKDQIEPDDDTADDETIMERRWQIGYEQYRILCEKYAEKKEETSPVSTRIAGGELADAGMFPYQVGLVLQLSNGDLIQCGGSLVTLQYVLTAAHCLTDAIAARIYLGALQLAERGAAAEEFLVSHKEFRIYPGYLGFGAYNDLALIRLPRPATASARVQTIALAAEFMQQKFLERQPVTVSGWGSLGDSAVERTRLLHYLDTEVLDQERCMCSFLPGLVSTRRHLCTDGRGGRGACGGDSGGPLVYQWQNVSHLIGITSFGSVGGCELGAPTVYTRITAYLPWIRQQTGMTN is encoded by the coding sequence ATGGAGAATCATCAGTCGATTACAGCACTcttcctgctgccgctgctccttttgctgaTCATAATGGGAGAAGGGCTATCGCAAACTCAGGACTGGAAAGATCAGATCGAACCCGATGACGACACTGCCGATGATGAGACGATCATGGAGCGTCGCTGGCAGATTGGCTACGAGCAGTATCGCATTCTCTGCGAGAAGTATGcagagaagaaggaggagacgTCTCCAGTGAGCACTCGAATTGCTGGCGGGGAGCTGGCCGACGCGGGCATGTTCCCCTATCAAGTGGGTCTGGTTCTGCAGCTGAGCAACGGAGATCTCATACAGTGCGGGGGATCCCTCGTCACTCTCCAATATGTGCTGACAGCTGCCCATTGCCTGACGGATGCCATCGCTGCCAGGATTTATCTGGGCGCTCTACAGCTAGCTGAAAGAGGAGCTGCGGCAGAAGAGTTTCTCGTGTCCCACAAGGAGTTCAGGATCTATCCAGGCTACCTGGGTTTTGGCGCCTACAATGATCTGGCATTGATAAGGCTGCCCAGGcctgccacagcctcagctCGAGTGCAAACCATCGCCTTGGCGGCGGAGTTTATGCAACAAAAGTTCCTCGAGCGGCAGCCAGTGACCGTTTCGGGCTGGGGCAGCTTGGGTGACTCTGCCGTGGAGCGCACCCGACTGCTGCACTATCTGGACACGGAGGTGCTCGACCAGGAGCGCTGCATGTGCTCCTTCCTGCCCGGATTGGTCAGCACGCGGCGTCACCTGTGCACCGATGGACGGGGCGGACGTGGCGCCTGCGGGGGTGACTCTGGCGGCCCACTGGTCTATCAGTGGCAAAATGTCAGCCACCTGATTGGGATAACCTCTTTCGGAAGCGTTGGGGGCTGTGAGCTGGGTGCACCGACTGTCTACACCAGGATAACCGCATATTTGCCATGGATCCGACAGCAAACGGGAATGACCAACTAA